Proteins encoded together in one Cataglyphis hispanica isolate Lineage 1 chromosome 17, ULB_Chis1_1.0, whole genome shotgun sequence window:
- the LOC126856096 gene encoding cytochrome P450 9e2-like has translation MEYWSILLSIVIGVLGIHYLFRNYNFFKRHGVIHIPAVPILGNLTSVIFRRISFIDYILKIYNSNPDAKYFGFYATTNPIFFLRDPEIIKFILVKNFDGFPDRRGFNDLNESLLSNNLFSLRGQKWRNVRSLLSPSFTSSKMKMMFTLMSECAVDFTNFLATSIPLDNSDMDMKDAFAKYTNDVIATCAFGIKINSVKDPTNKFYVYGNEAVNFFKTRPIKFLFLRTFPTLGRILNVKLIDNHVSDFFKDIIKTTIATRDAENITRPDMIQLMMDVRGKEGRRELELDDMIAQAFIFFFGGFDTSSTAMSFAAHELAVNTDIQIKLQQEIDKVLEETNGEVTYEIINRLEYLDLVINEVLRLYPPASVLERVCEKACEFPPTLPGEKPFIVKKGMTFWIPVFAIHRDAKYYDDPEKFCPERFIDNKMYHNSSYYMPFGLGPRMCIANRFAMLEVKILLFHLLARCELKPCAKTSLPLKFSKKNSLLLMPEGGFWLNIQRRSHVHPAIKFTTPVNDIANF, from the coding sequence ATGGAATATTGGTCGATACTGTTATCAATCGTGATTGGTGTACTTGGCATCCATTATCTGTTTagaaattacaatttcttCAAAAGACACGGTGTCATTCATATACCGGCTGTTCCAATATTAGGAAACCTGACATCGGTTATATTTCGCCGAATATCATTCATCGATTACATTCTCAAGATATACAATTCTAATCcagatgcaaaatattttggattCTACGCCACGACAAATCCAATATTTTTCCTTCGCGATCcagaaatcattaaatttattcttgtgAAGAATTTCGACGGGTTTCCCGATCGTCGCGGTTTTAATGATTTGAACGAATCCTTGCTTTCCAACAATCTGTTCTCCCTTCGCGGACAAAAGTGGCGGAACGTGCGATCTCTATTAAGTCCTTCTTTTACATCAAGCAAGATGAAAATGATGTTCACTTTGATGTCGGAATGCGCTGTGGACTTTACTAATTTTCTGGCGACATCTATACCATTGGATAATAGCGACATGGATATGAAGGACGCCTTTGCTAAATATACAAACGATGTTATCGCCACGTGTGCTTTTGGAATCAAGATCAATTCTGTGAAGGATCcgacaaacaaattttatgtttatggcaATGAGGCAGTTAACTTCTTCAAGACTCGCCccatcaaatttctttttcttagaaCCTTTCCGACGCTCGGACGGATTCTCAATGTAAAACTTATAGACAATCACGTATCggattttttcaaagatattataaaaaccaCTATCGCCACTCGTGATGCCGAGAACATTACACGTCCGGATATGATTCAATTGATGATGGATGTCAGAGGCAAAGAAGGTCGAAGAGAGCTTGAGCTCGACGATATGATCGCGCAAGCGTTCATCTTCTTCTTCGGTGGCTTCGATACTAGCTCGACCGCAATGTCCTTCGCAGCTCACGAACTTGCGGTTAACACAGATATTCAAATCAAGTTGCAACAGGAAATCGACAAGGTTCTCGAGGAAACGAACGGGGAAGTGacttatgaaattattaatcggCTCGAATATTTAGATTTGGTGATAAACGAGGTTCTCAGATTATATCCACCAGCCTCTGTTCTAGAAAGAGTATGCGAGAAAGCTTGTGAATTTCCACCCACATTACCAGGCGAGAAGCCTTTTATTGTGAAAAAGGGTATGACTTTTTGGATTCCGGTTTTCGCAATCCATCGTGATGCAAAGTACTATGATGATCCGGAAAAGTTTTGTCCTGAAAGATTTATAGACAACAAAATGTACCATAACTCTTCGTACTATATGCCATTTGGATTAGGGCCGAGAATGTGTATAGCCAACAGATTTGCCATGCTAGAGGTGAAAATCTTGCTGTTTCATTTATTAGCGCGATGTGAGTTGAAACCATGCGCGAAAACTTCATTACCATTAAAATTCAGCAAGAAAAATAGTTTGTTGTTAATGCCGGAAGGTGGATTCTGGTTAAATATTCAGCGCAGAAGCCACGTGCATCCTGCGATTAAATTTACAACACCGGTTAACGATATTgctaatttttag
- the LOC126856095 gene encoding cytochrome P450 9e2-like translates to MVYVIALTVIAGALGLYYYVFKNFNFFKKNGIPYKTPLPIFGNNAGVIFRREHMLHLVKNMYDLYPEAKYVGMFDMTIPVTVIRDLDLVKSIALKNFDLFTDHRSFIEEHQDPLFGKNLFALKGERWRQVRSLLTPAFTSSKMKSMFKLMSNCAAEFSNYLAQMPTDKRKMEIKDAFTRYTNDVIATCAFGISVDSMRNPDNKFYVYGKEATTFGIIAFLKMYIYRSMPWLAKMFQIRIIRDEIANFFRDLIEDTIKTRDEKNIVRPDMLQLMMETRGNEGKPKLSIQDMVSQAFIFFFGGFDSTSTLMCFAAHEIAVNEQVQKKLQDEIDKALEESNGLAPYEIVNNMEYLDAVINEALRMYPVAPAVDRVCTKTFELPPTLPGTKPFTIKKGESIWIPIYGFHHDPQYFEEPEKFDPERFLGERKKETLNSGAYLPFGLGPRMCIGNRFALLETKVLLFHLLARCDLKPCEKTSLPLKIAKDGFAMRPEGGFWLTVSPRKNIHPTIVTNAVNGTHQL, encoded by the exons ATGGTATACGTAATCGCTCTGACAGTGATAGCGGGCGCTCTCGGCCTCTATTATTACGTCTTCaagaattttaactttttcaaaaaaaatggCATACCGTATAAAACGCCTTTACCCATATTCGGAAATAATGCAGGAGTCATCTTCCGTCGTGAACATATGCTTCAtcttgtgaaaaatatgtatgatttatATCCTGAAGCCAAGTACGTCGGCATGTTTGATATGACAATTCCAGTTACAGTGATTCGCGATCTCGATCTTGTTAAATCTATCGCACTGAAAAACTTTGATCTATTCACGGATCATCGCTCTTTTATCGAGGAACATCAAGATCCATTATTCGGCAAAAATCTGTTTGCCCTCAAAGGAGAGAGATGGCGACAAGTACGGTCTTTACTGACTCCAGCTTTCACGTCCAGCAAGATGAAAAGTATGTTTAAATTGATGTCAAATTGCGCTGCCgaatttagcaattatttgGCGCAAATGCCAACAGATAAGAGGAAGATGGAAATAAAAGACGCCTTTACGAGATACACAAATGACGTAATAGCTACTTGTGCTTTTGGTATTAGTGTTGACTCTATGAGAAACCCGGACAACAAATTCTATGTTTATGGCAAGGAAGCGACCACTTTCGGCATAATCGCTTTTCTAAAGATGTACATTTACAGAAGCATGCCATGGCTggcaaaaatgtttcaaataagaattattcgtGACGAAATAGCAAATTTCTTTCGAGACCTCATAGAAGATACCATAAAAACTAGGGATGAGAAGAATATCGTTCGCCCAGATATGCTGCAATTGATGATGGAGACTAGAGGTAATGAAGGCAAACCAAAACTGTCTATCCAAGATATGGTATCTCAAgcattcattttcttttttggcgGTTTTGATAGCACTTCGACATTAATGTGCTTTGCTGCTCACGAGATTGCAGTGAATGAGCAAGTTCAAAAAAAACTTCAAGATGAGATTGATAAGGCCTTGGAAGAGTCAAATGGATTAGCACCATACGAAATAGTTAACAACATGGAATACTTGGATGCCGTGATTAACGAAGCTCTCAGAATGTATCCGGTTGCTCCAGCAGTAGATAGAGTATGCACGAAAACATTTGAGTTGCCTCCGACATTGCCAGGGACAAAGccttttactataaaaaaaggagaaagcaTATGGATACCAATTTATGGATTTCATCATGATCCGCAATACTTTGAAGAGCCGGAAAAATTCGATCCCGAACGATTTCTTGGTGAACGGAAAAAAGAGACTCTCAACAGCGGAGCCTATCTACCCTTTGGGTTGGGCCCCAGGATGTGTATAGGTAATAGATTCGCTTTATTGGAGACAAAAGTTTTGCTGTTTCATCTATTGGCACGTTGCGATCTAAAACCTTGCGAGAAGACATCGCTGCCGCTCAAGATCGCTAAAGATGGCTTCGCTATGCGGCCCGAAGGCGGCTTCTGGTTGACTGTATCACcaaggaaaaatattcatccCACTATTGTTACTAACGCAGTCAATGGAACACATCAGCT ataa
- the LOC126856097 gene encoding cytochrome P450 9e2-like, which yields MEYWTIVLSILTGVLVVYYYFSPRKRSNVFQQHGVPYIRPQFVLVRLWEIFIRPKSFAALNKEIYNFHPDAKYIGFFNFSQVVVVLRDLELIKSIGIKNFDSFHDHIFFGSDAQDPLFGKNLIALRGDEWRDVRTLLSPSFTSSKMRAMFQLMTECAVNFSEYLVKVPPDKRIMEMRDIFSRYSTDVIGTCAFGISVDSMRDPENDFYMFGTKAINFNTTAFIKILLYQHMPRLMRLLNIKMIDERTNAFFINLIADTIKIRDEKNIIRPDMLQLMMDSRGKREPARELTILDMTSQAFIFFLAGFDSSSTLMSFLAYEIAVNPHVQEKLQNEIDKVLEDTNGQPSYETVNGMVYLNATINETLRMYPVQLMTDRVCTKDFELPATLPDGKPFLVKAGMLIWISFYGLQHDPKYFPEPEKFKPERFLGENKESECNLNAYYPFGLGPRMCIGNRFALLETKVMLLHLLARCDLKPCEKTSIPLKLKKGGFSMRAEGGFWLSLVPREKRYSTQPLTNTN from the coding sequence ATGGAGTACTGGACGATAGTCTTATCGATATTAACCGGCGTACTTgtcgtttattattatttctcgccTCGCAAACGGTCGAATGTTTTTCAGCAGCACGGCGTTCCATATATAAGGCCGCAATTTGTGTTAGTAAGATTGTGGGAGATATTTATACGTCCAAAAAGTTTTGCCgcgttaaataaagaaatatacaattttcatcCCGATGCTAAATATATTggtttctttaatttctcgcAAGTTGTCGTTGTGTTACGTGATCTCGAATTGATCAAGTCTATCGgcataaaaaatttcgacTCGTTTCATGATCACATATTTTTTGGCAGCGACGCCCAAGATCCGCTTTTCGGGAAAAATCTGATCGCACTTCGTGGAGATGAATGGCGTGACGTCAGAACGCTTCTGAGTCCTTCTTTTACGTCTAGCAAAATGAGGGCTATGTTTCAATTGATGACCGAATGCGCCGTAAATTTTTCGGAGTATCTGGTAAAAGTGCCGCCTGATAAACGCATCATGGAAATGAGGGAcattttttcgagatattctACCGATGTGATTGGCACGTGTGCTTTTGGCATTAGCGTGGATTCGATGAGAGATCCGGAAAACGATTTCTACATGTTCGGCACAAaagcgataaattttaatacaaccGCCTTTATAAAAATCCTACTGTACCAACACATGCCAAGGCTCATGCGtctgttaaatattaagatgatAGATGAACGTACCAATGCATTCTTTATAAATCTGATAGCTGACACCATAAAGATCAGAgacgagaaaaatatcattcgACCGGACATGCTCCAGCTGATGATGGATAGTAGAGGGAAAAGAGAGCCCGCAAGAGAACTAACCATTCTCGACATGACATCGCAGGCGttcatttttttcctcgctGGATTCGACAGTAGCTCGACCTTGATGAGTTTCTTAGCGTACGAGATTGCCGTCAATCCACATGTCCAGgagaaattgcaaaatgagATCGATAAGGTTTTGGAAGATACAAACGGTCAACCATCCTACGAGACAGTCAACGGGATGGTGTATCTGAACGCTACGATTAACGAGACTCTCAGAATGTATCCGGTGCAATTGATGACGGATAGGGTGTGCACGAAAGACTTTGAGTTGCCCGCTACATTGCCAGATGGCAAACCATTTCTCGTGAAAGCGGGAATGTTAATATGGATCTCTTTTTATGGCCTCCAGCACGATCCCAAGTACTTTCCGGAGCCGGAGAAATTCAAGCCTGAGAGGTTCCTGGGTGAAAACAAAGAGAGCGAATGTAATCTCAATGCTTATTATCCATTCGGATTAGGACCGAGAATGTGCATCGGCAACAGATTCGCATTGCTGGAGACGAAAGTTATGCTACTACATCTGTTGGCTCGTTGTGATTTGAAACCATGCGAGAAAACTTCAATAccgttgaaattaaaaaagggtGGCTTCTCCATGCGGGCCGAAGGCGGTTTTTGGCTGAGCCTTGTGCCAAGAGAGAAACGGTACTCTACACAACCGCtcacaaacacaaattaa
- the LOC126856049 gene encoding LOW QUALITY PROTEIN: uncharacterized protein LOC126856049 (The sequence of the model RefSeq protein was modified relative to this genomic sequence to represent the inferred CDS: inserted 1 base in 1 codon): MNARSDNIGNFYLAVMDIWILLSILASTIAVYYYFFKDLNFFKKHGILHIPPWPVVGNMGPAFLRQLSMAEIIQKIYNLNPDAKYVGFFDGMNPVVLIRDPDLIKSIGVKNFESFPDHRAFIDEVNDPLFGKNLFSIRGERWKDVRSLLSPAFTSSKMKAMFKLMSDCAASFSEYLFKLPADKSVIEMKDYFTRYTNDVIGTCAFGISVDSLRNPTNEFYMYGKEATTFDTLRTIKFYFIRSMPTLTKMLGIKFVSNRVGQFFKDLIRNTIYTRDEQNIVRPDMLQLMMESRGKRGPGKELTVEDMTSQAFIFFFGGFDTVSTLMCFAVHEITVNPTVQAKLRNEIDEVLKKTNGELTYEALNGMQYLDAVIDETLRLWSIAVAIDRLCVQDFELPPALPGDKPFVVKKGTYVWFPIYGIHRDPKYFEKPDEFYPERFLGENKKKLNTNAYLPFGVGPRMCIGNRFALLETKVVIFHLLARCELKPCAKTSHPLKLSRGSFNMLAEGGFWLKIQPRSDAHPSIRTSVVNGDAANSHIIYNSNPDAKYFGFYATTNPIFFLRDPEIIKFILVKNFDGFPDRRGFNDLNESLLSNNLFSLRGQKWRNVRSLLSPSFTSSKMKMMFTLMSECAVDFTNFLATSIPLDNSDMDMKDAFAKYTNDVIATCAFGIKINSVKDPTNKFYVYGNEAVNFFKTRPIKFLFLRTFPTLGRILNVKLIDNHVSDFFKDIIKTTIATRDAENITRPDMIQLMMDVRGKEGRRELELDDMIAQAFIFFFGGFDTSSTAMSFAAHELAVNTDIQIKLQQEIDKVLEETNGEVTYEIINRLEYLDLVINEVLRLYPPASVLERVCEKACEFPPTLPGEKPFIVKKGMTFWIPVFAIHRDAKYYDDPEKFCPERFIDNKMYHNSSYYMPFGLGPRMCIANRFAMLEVKILLFHLLARCELKPCAKTSLPLKFSKKNSLLLMPEGGFWLNIQRRSHVHPAIKFTTPSCIMEYIDWSILLSIVICATGSYYLFRNYNFFKRHGIIHLPAVPILGNMTSVIFRQISFPDYILKIYNFNPDAKYFGFYVTTSPVFFLRDPEIIKSVLVKDFEAFPNRRGFSDLNESLFAKNLFSLQGKKWRDVRSLLSPSFTSSKMKMMFTLMSECAVDFANFLPTSILVDNGDVDMKDTFAKYTNDVIATCAFGIKIXTMKDPTNKFYVYGKEATNFFKTNRIRFLFLRTFPKLGRILNVKLIDRYVSDFFKDIIKTTIATRDAENITRPDMIQLMMDVRGKEGRRKLDLDDMIAQAFVFFFGGFDTSSTTMSFIAHEIAANPDVQIKLRQEVDKVLKESNGEITYETINQLEYLDLVINEALRLYPPFAFLERICDKDYELPPALPGEKPFIMKKGMTFWIPVFAIQRDAKYYDDPEKFHPERFVDNKMYHNSFCYMPFGLGPRVCIANRFALLEMKVLLFHLLARYELKPCTKTTLPIKFNKKNLIIMPENGFWLNVQHRSDMQST, translated from the exons ATGAACGCGCGATCTGACAACATCGGTAACTTTTATCTCGCCGTCATGGATATTTGGATACTGTTGTCGATTTTAGCCAGCACCATCGCTGTTTATTACTACTTTTTTAAGGActtaaatttcttcaaaaagcATGGAATTTTACATATACCACCGTGGCCTGTCGTGGGCAATATGGGGCCGGCATTCCTTCGCCAGTTATCAATGGccgaaattattcaaaaaatctaCAATCTGAATCCAGATGCCAAATACGTCGGTTTCTTCGACGGCATGAATCCAGTAGTGTTGATTCGCGATCCGGATCTCATTAAATCCATCGGCGTGAAGAACTTCGAGTCGTTTCCCGATCATCGCGCTTTTATCGACGAAGTTAATGATCCTCTATTTggcaagaatttattttccattcgTGGTGAAAGATGGAAAGATGTGAGATCTTTGCTAAGTCCCGCTTTTACGTCTAGTAAAATGAAAGCTATGTTTAAGCTAATGTCCGATTGTGCTGCCAGTTTCAGCGAGTATCTTTTCAAATTGCCTGCCGATAAAAGTGTTATAGAAATGAAAGACTACTTTACCAGATACACGAATGATGTAATCGGAACGTGCGCCTTTGGGATCAGCGTTGATTCTCTGAGAAATCCTACCAacgaattttatatgtacggAAAAGAGGCTACAACTTTTGACACTCTCCGtactataaaattctattttatcagAAGTATGCCCACTCTCACCAAAATGTTGGGTATTAAATTCGTTAGTAATCGTGTAggtcaatttttcaaagatctCATAAGAAACACGATATACACGAGAGACGAGCAAAATATCGTACGACCGGATATGTTGCAACTGATGATGGAAAGTAGAGGAAAAAGAGGACCCGGAAAGGAATTGACTGTCGAGGATATGACCTCGCAGGCGTTCATCTTCTTTTTTGGCGGCTTCGATACCGTTTCTACCTTGATGTGCTTCGCTGTTCATGAAATTACCGTTAATCCAACCGTTCAGGCAAAACTACGTAACGAGATAGACGAGGTTTTAAAGAAAACGAACGGGGAATTAACCTATGAGGCATTGAACGGAATGCAATATTTAGACGCTGTGATTGACGAGACTCTTAGACTGTGGTCCATAGCCGTGGCTATAGATAGATTATGTGTGCAAGATTTCGAGTTACCGCCAGCGCTTCCCGGTGATAAGCCCTTCGTCGTGAAGAAAGGAACATACGTTTGGTTTCCTATTTACGGTATCCATCGGGATCCAAAGTATTTCGAGAAACCGGATGAGTTTTATCCCGAACGTTTTTTGGgagagaataagaaaaaattaaatactaacGCGTATTTACCATTCGGAGTCGGGCCAAGAATGTGCATAGGCAATAGGTTTGCATTATTGGAGACCAAGGTCGTGATATTCCATTTATTGGCCCGTTGCGAATTGAAACCGTGCGCGAAGACTTCTCATCCTTTAAAATTGAGCAGGGGAAGCTTCAACATGCTGGCAGAGGGAGGATTCTGGCTAAAAATTCAACCGAGAAGTGATGCTCATCCTAGTATACGTACAAGCGTTGTTAATGGTGATGCGGCTAAtagtcatatt ATATACAATTCTAATCcagatgcaaaatattttggattCTACGCCACGACAAATCCAATATTTTTCCTTCGCGATCcagaaatcattaaatttattcttgtgAAGAATTTCGACGGGTTTCCCGATCGTCGCGGTTTTAATGATTTGAACGAATCCTTGCTTTCCAACAATCTGTTCTCCCTTCGCGGACAAAAGTGGCGGAACGTGCGATCTCTATTAAGTCCTTCTTTTACATCAAGCAAGATGAAAATGATGTTCACTTTGATGTCGGAATGCGCTGTGGACTTTACTAATTTTCTGGCGACATCTATACCATTGGATAATAGCGACATGGATATGAAGGACGCCTTTGCTAAATATACAAACGATGTTATCGCCACGTGTGCTTTTGGAATCAAGATCAATTCTGTGAAGGATCcgacaaacaaattttatgtttatggcaATGAGGCAGTTAACTTCTTCAAGACTCGCCccatcaaatttctttttcttagaaCCTTTCCGACGCTCGGACGGATTCTCAATGTAAAACTTATAGACAATCACGTATCggattttttcaaagatattataaaaaccaCTATCGCCACTCGTGATGCCGAGAACATTACACGTCCGGATATGATTCAATTGATGATGGATGTCAGAGGCAAAGAAGGTCGAAGAGAGCTTGAGCTCGACGATATGATCGCGCAAGCGTTCATCTTCTTCTTCGGTGGCTTCGATACTAGCTCGACCGCAATGTCCTTCGCAGCTCACGAACTTGCGGTTAACACAGATATTCAAATCAAGTTGCAACAGGAAATCGACAAGGTTCTCGAGGAAACGAACGGGGAAGTGacttatgaaattattaatcggCTCGAATATTTAGATTTGGTGATAAACGAGGTTCTCAGATTATATCCACCAGCCTCTGTTCTAGAAAGAGTATGCGAGAAAGCTTGTGAATTTCCACCCACATTACCAGGCGAGAAGCCTTTTATTGTGAAAAAGGGTATGACTTTTTGGATTCCGGTTTTCGCAATCCATCGTGATGCAAAGTACTATGATGATCCGGAAAAGTTTTGTCCTGAAAGATTTATAGACAACAAAATGTACCATAACTCTTCGTACTATATGCCATTTGGATTAGGGCCGAGAATGTGTATAGCCAACAGATTTGCCATGCTAGAGGTGAAAATCTTGCTGTTTCATTTATTAGCGCGATGTGAGTTGAAACCATGCGCGAAAACTTCATTACCATTAAAATTCAGCAAGAAAAATAGTTTGTTGTTAATGCCGGAAGGTGGATTCTGGTTAAATATTCAGCGCAGAAGCCACGTGCATCCTGCGATTAAATTTACAACACCG TCGTGCATCATGGAATATATCGACTGGTCGATACTGTTATCAATTGTGATTTGTGCAACTGGCAGCTATTATCTGTTTagaaattacaatttctttaAACGACACGGTATCATTCATTTACCGGCTGTTCCAATACTAGGAAATATGACATCGGTTATATTTCGCCAAATATCATTTCCCGATTACATCCTcaagatatacaattttaatccagatgcaaaatattttggattttACGTCACGACGAGTCCAGTTTTTTTCCTTCGCGATCCAGAAATAATTAAGTCTGTTCTTGTGAAAGATTTCGAAGCGTTTCCCAATCGTCGCGGTTTCAGCGATTTGAACGAATCCTTGTTtgcgaaaaatttgttttctcttcAGGGGAAAAAATGGCGAGACGTGCGAAGTCTACTAAGTCCCTCTTTTACATCCAGTAAGATGAAAATGATGTTCACTTTGATGTCGGAATGCGCTGTGGATTTCGCTAATTTTTTGCCAACATCTATACTAGTAGATAACGGCGACGTGGATATGAAGGATACCTTCGCTAAATACACAAACGACGTTATCGCCACGTGTGCTTTTGGAATCAAGA ATACTATGAAGGATCCGACAAACAAATTCTATGTTTATGGCAAAGAGGCGACTAACTTTTTTAAGACAAACCGTattagatttctttttcttagaaCCTTTCCGAAGCTCGGACGAATTCTCAATGTGAAACTTATAGATCGTTACGTATCGGATTTCTTTAAAGACATTATAAAGACCACTATCGCCACTCGTGACGCCGAGAATATTACTCGTCCGGATATGATCCAATTGATGATGGATGTCAGAGGCAAAGAAGGTCGAAGAAAACTTGATCTCGATGATATGATCGCGCAAGCGTTCGTCTTCTTCTTCGGTGGCTTCGATACTAGCTCTACCACGATGTCCTTCATAGCTCATGAAATTGCAGCTAACCCAGACGTTCAGATCAAGCTGCGGCAAGAGGTTGACAAAGTTCTGAAAGAATCAAACGGGGAAATAACATATGAAACTATTAACCAGCTCGAATATTTAGATCTGGTAATAAACGAGGCTCTCAGATTATATCCACCGTTTGCCTTTTTAGAAAGAATATGCGACAAGGATTATGAATTACCACCCGCATTACCAGGCGAGAAGCCTTTCATTATGAAGAAGGGTATGACTTTTTGGATTCCGGTTTTCGCGATTCAACGTGATGCAAAGTATTATGATGATCCAGAAAAGTTTCATCCTGAAAGATTTGTAGATAACAAAATGTATCACAACTCTTTCTGTTATATGCCATTTGGATTAGGACCAAGAGTGTGTATAGCTAACAGATTCGCCTTGCTAGAGATGAAAGTTTTGCTATTTCATCTCTTAGCGCGATATGAGCTAAAACCTTGCACAAAAACTACATtgccaataaaatttaacaaaaaaaatctcataataATGCCGGAAAATGGATTCTGGTTGAATGTTCAACATAGAAGCGATATGCAGTCTACttga